A single region of the bacterium genome encodes:
- a CDS encoding sugar kinase — protein sequence MAKVVCLGILVADVVAKPVNDIPGRGKLGIVEKIELHTGGCASNTGAALRKLGVDTALIGKVGNDGFGDYLIKEMSQCGLNVQGIRKDNNVNTSCSLALVEDDGERRFIHCYGADGTFTENDIDWNIIKGCKILHIAGSFLMPTFDGIQTAHVLNKARSMGIMTSLDTAWDAKGKWLKNIEPALKYIDIFLPSIEEARMITGLESAEKIANFFLKYGIKIVGLKMGSKGCFVKSSDNETVKVSPFIIKPVDATGAGDAFVAGFLAGVLKGWNLRKTAEFACAVGACCVEAMGAKAGIRSFDETIKFIEDHKQDPF from the coding sequence ATGGCGAAGGTAGTATGTCTTGGTATTCTTGTTGCTGATGTTGTTGCGAAACCTGTTAATGATATTCCTGGGAGAGGAAAGCTTGGCATTGTTGAGAAGATTGAACTTCATACAGGGGGATGTGCAAGCAACACAGGAGCAGCTCTGAGAAAGCTTGGTGTTGATACAGCACTGATTGGAAAGGTTGGGAATGATGGTTTTGGAGATTATCTCATAAAGGAGATGTCTCAATGCGGATTAAATGTTCAGGGCATAAGAAAGGACAATAACGTAAATACGTCATGTTCGTTGGCATTAGTTGAGGATGATGGAGAAAGAAGATTTATACATTGCTATGGCGCAGACGGAACATTTACAGAGAATGATATTGACTGGAATATAATTAAAGGGTGTAAAATTCTTCATATTGCGGGAAGTTTCCTTATGCCAACCTTTGACGGAATTCAAACGGCACATGTTTTAAATAAAGCTAGGAGCATGGGGATTATGACCTCACTAGACACTGCGTGGGATGCTAAGGGAAAGTGGCTTAAAAATATTGAGCCTGCTCTGAAATATATAGATATATTCTTGCCTAGTATTGAAGAAGCAAGAATGATAACAGGTTTAGAGTCGGCAGAGAAGATAGCGAATTTCTTTCTTAAATATGGGATAAAGATTGTTGGCTTGAAAATGGGCAGTAAAGGTTGTTTTGTTAAGTCTAGTGATAATGAAACAGTAAAAGTTTCTCCTTTTATAATCAAACCTGTGGATGCTACTGGTGCTGGAGATGCTTTTGTTGCTGGGTTTTTAGCAGGTGTATTAAAAGGTTGGAACTTACGCAAAACAGCTGAGTTTGCCTGTGCTGTTGGAGCATGCTGTGTAGAAGCTATGGGGGCTAAAGCAGGTATCAGAAGCTTTGATGAGACGATTAAGTTTATAGAAGATCATAAACAAGACCCTTTCTAA
- a CDS encoding 5-formyltetrahydrofolate cyclo-ligase encodes MDLFDFDKNSKLKTQNSKFDSNTPLAVRMRPRTLIEFVGQEHILGERGILKKAIDNDKITSLILYGPPGTGKTTLAYIIANVTKSHFDRINAVTSGISEIRKTIESARTRKEMNNIKTILFIDEIHRFNKAQQDGLMPAVENNIVTLIGASTHNPFFTINSPLLSRSRVFQLYPLSDEDMKLIIGNALKDKQRGLGKLKIEINDNALLHIVKCSDGDGRRALNALELGVLLGKSDKSGVIYFTIKMAEEAVGKKQVVYDKDEGAHYDTISAFIKSMRGSDANASLYWLAKMIYGGEDPRFIARRIVICASEDVGNADPNALILANAALQASEFVGLPEARIILAQAVTYIATAPKSNASYLGIDKALEDVKNNKLKKIPDHLKVGSYPGAQILGHGQDYKYAHNYKDHYVEQEYAPDIPEYYNPTEQGYERKIKERMGNTSKHILRQKMIEKRQKTSYNEIAAKSEQIKKQLFELDVFEKSKTVMFYVGKEDEVQTKDMVLESMKMGKIVSVPYIEGSGNREMCASLLKNFDRDLTKGEYGILFPKKESYRPINASSLDLIIVPGVCFDKNGNRIGRGGGYYDHFLKSVSGKAVLIGLAFDFQVIRDVPHEKKDIPVHIIITEERVLKSIKFEARSTKY; translated from the coding sequence ATGGACCTCTTTGATTTTGACAAAAATTCAAAACTCAAAACTCAAAACTCAAAATTTGACAGCAACACTCCTCTAGCTGTTCGAATGAGGCCCAGAACCCTTATAGAGTTTGTTGGGCAGGAACATATTCTAGGTGAGAGAGGGATTCTTAAAAAAGCTATTGATAATGACAAAATAACATCCCTAATACTATACGGCCCTCCTGGGACAGGGAAAACAACACTTGCTTATATTATTGCCAATGTAACAAAATCCCATTTTGACAGAATTAATGCAGTTACATCCGGCATTTCAGAAATACGTAAGACTATTGAATCCGCAAGAACGAGAAAGGAAATGAACAATATAAAGACAATACTTTTTATTGATGAAATTCATCGGTTTAATAAGGCGCAGCAGGATGGGTTAATGCCTGCTGTTGAAAATAATATTGTAACATTGATTGGAGCAAGCACTCATAACCCTTTCTTTACAATAAACAGTCCATTGCTTTCAAGATCAAGGGTATTTCAATTATATCCTCTTTCCGATGAAGATATGAAGCTTATTATAGGGAATGCGTTAAAGGATAAGCAGAGAGGACTTGGCAAATTGAAAATTGAAATAAATGATAATGCGTTGTTACATATTGTTAAATGTTCAGACGGAGATGGAAGAAGGGCTCTTAATGCTCTTGAGTTGGGTGTATTATTAGGCAAGTCTGATAAAAGTGGTGTTATTTATTTTACAATAAAGATGGCTGAAGAAGCTGTCGGCAAAAAACAGGTAGTATACGATAAAGATGAAGGCGCACATTATGATACGATCTCTGCGTTTATAAAGAGCATGAGAGGCTCAGACGCCAATGCAAGTCTTTACTGGCTTGCAAAGATGATTTATGGGGGCGAGGATCCAAGGTTTATAGCAAGGCGAATTGTTATATGCGCTTCTGAGGATGTTGGCAATGCTGACCCGAATGCATTGATTTTAGCTAATGCAGCTTTGCAGGCATCTGAATTTGTAGGTTTGCCAGAGGCAAGGATAATTCTTGCTCAGGCAGTAACTTATATTGCGACTGCTCCAAAAAGCAATGCCTCTTATCTTGGAATAGATAAGGCATTAGAGGACGTAAAAAACAATAAGTTAAAAAAAATACCTGATCATCTTAAAGTAGGGTCGTATCCGGGAGCTCAGATTCTGGGACACGGTCAGGATTATAAGTATGCTCACAACTATAAGGACCATTATGTAGAGCAGGAATATGCGCCTGATATTCCTGAGTATTATAATCCCACAGAACAGGGATATGAAAGAAAAATAAAAGAGCGTATGGGCAATACATCAAAACATATATTACGCCAGAAGATGATAGAGAAACGCCAAAAGACATCTTATAATGAAATAGCAGCTAAAAGTGAACAAATTAAGAAGCAGCTTTTCGAACTGGATGTTTTTGAAAAATCTAAAACGGTTATGTTCTATGTTGGAAAAGAAGATGAGGTTCAAACAAAGGATATGGTTTTAGAATCAATGAAAATGGGTAAAATAGTAAGTGTTCCTTATATAGAAGGCAGTGGAAATCGTGAAATGTGTGCATCTCTTTTGAAGAATTTTGACAGGGATCTTACAAAAGGAGAATACGGAATTTTATTTCCTAAAAAGGAAAGTTACAGACCCATAAATGCAAGTAGCCTGGATCTAATTATCGTTCCTGGAGTTTGTTTTGATAAGAATGGAAATAGAATAGGCCGTGGTGGAGGATATTACGATCACTTTCTAAAATCAGTTTCAGGAAAGGCTGTATTAATTGGTCTTGCATTTGATTTTCAGGTTATTAGAGATGTTCCACATGAGAAGAAAGATATCCCTGTGCATATAATTATAACTGAAGAAAGAGTCCTGAAATCTATTAAATTCGAAGCACGAAGCACGAAATACTAA